The Drechmeria coniospora strain ARSEF 6962 chromosome 02, whole genome shotgun sequence genome has a segment encoding these proteins:
- a CDS encoding 2-nitropropane dioxygenase, with protein MATSGPITTPFTTLMGIRHPVVLAGMARTSGGKLAAAVSNAGGLGVIGGFQYTPDQLREIVAEMKAHFSRADLPFGVDLALPQIGGSARKTNHDYTGGKLDELIDITIESGARLFVSAIGVPPKHVIDRLHAANIVVMNMVGHPKHAVKALDLGVDIVCAQGTEGGGHTGDVANSVLIPSVVDVARRYRPPMLRGGTAMVLAAGGIHNGRGLASSLMQGAVGAWVGTRFVASSEANCSDEHKQAVVECGYDETERSLVLSGRPVRLRPNDYIKRWNRKPQEIQALCDRGIVPIEHDLDNGAEDIDIPHLMGQVAGAITRVQPAREIVDDMVAEAVEMLKLGQTYLGATTAKL; from the coding sequence ATGGCGACTTCGGGTCCGATCACGACGCCCTTCACGACGCTCATGGGCATACGGCAccccgtcgtgctcgccggcATGGCGCGTACCTCGGGCGGCaagctcgcggcggccgtgtccAACGCCGGCGGActcggcgtcatcggcggcttcCAGTACACGCCCGACCAGCTGCGGGAAATTGTGGCCGAGATGAAAGCGCACTTCTCGCGGGCCGACCTGCCCTttggcgtcgacctcgcacTGCCTCAGATCGGCGGTAGCGCGCGCAAGACGAACCACGACTACACGGgcggcaagctcgacgagctcatcgACATCACCATCGAGAGCGGCGCTCGGCTCTTCGTCTCGGCCATCGGCGTGCCCCCGAAGCACGTTATCGACCGACTGCACGCGGCCAACATCGTCGTCATGAACATGGTCGGCCATCCGAAGCACGCCGTCAAGGcactcgacctcggcgtcgacatcgtcTGCGCCCAGGGCACCGAGGGCGGCGGACACACGGGCGACGTGGCCAACTCGGTCCTCATcccctccgtcgtcgacgtcgcgcgCCGGTACCGACCGCCGATGCTCAGGGGGGGCACGGCCAtggtgctcgccgccggaggCATCCACAacggccgcggcctcgcGAGCTCGCTGATGCAGGGCGCCGTTGGGGCCTGGGTCGGCACGCGCTTTgtcgcctcgtccgaggccAACTGCAGCGACGAGCACAAGCAGGCTGTCGTCGAATGCGGCTACGACGAGACCGAGAGGTCGCTCGTCCTCAGCGGCCGACCCGTTCGCCTCCGACCCAACGACTACATCAAGCGGTGGAACAGGAAGCCGCAGGAGATTCAGGCGCTCTGCGACCGCGGCATCGTCCCTATCGAGCACGACTTGGacaacggcgccgaggacatTGACATTCCCCACCTCATGGGCCaggtcgccggcgccatcaCGCGGGTGCAGCCGGCGCGGGAGATTGTCGACGACATGGTGGCCGAGGCTGTCGAGATGCTGAAGCTGGGCCAGACGTACCTAGGTGCGACGACAGCGAAGCTGTGA
- a CDS encoding FAD binding domain protein — protein sequence MEEAHDVAVASIAAQVKVFHEKQMPFRIYHGATNSTRRSQRRADNTIDTSQLKRILSIDVARRSALVEPNVAMDTLVRATLPHRLVPPVVMELPGITVGGGFSGTSGESSSFRYGAFDATIRSVEVVLADGRIEKASRTRQQDLLWGAASAFGTLGVVTLLEVELRPACRYVQLTYSLAVSAGDAVRQMREACGEEENDYVDAIVFSMDETVVCVGRLSDEPHEPGVKPLRFTRRHDPWFYVRARKVLGRLGKSGERAVVDTIPLEDYLFRYDRGGFWVGRYAFRYFLTPFNRVTRFALDRYMHARVMYRALHKSGLGDAYLVQDVGIPYDRVEEFQAWLDTSFGIYPLWLCPLRVRRDEPGSNHGLHSDFARPDAADLMNFGVWGPVRGNRREYVRQNRALEQKVQALGGKKWLYAHAYYTEDEFWAHYDKASYDGLRAKYGAGYLPSVYDKVKVDVEAEEAAIGATWKSRAKARIGAIWPLRGLYGFASAVAGSEYLLQKKQKKSSKQAQKEGMTKGTEMEVEAEKESERETEKMEKETEEEAAETTKAMENKSQTETQKDTETNERQKGHPETKANKANDPAGAEEA from the coding sequence atggaAGAAGCTCAcgatgtcgccgtcgcctcgatTGCGGCCCAGGTCAAGGTCTTTCACGAGAAGCAGATGCCCTTTCGCATCTACCACGGCGCGACGAACAGCACGCGACGCTCGCAGCGGCGTGCGGACAACACCATCGACACGAGCCAGCTGAAGCGCATCCTATCCATCGACGTCGCTCGGCGgtcggccctcgtcgagcccaACGTGGCCATGGACACGCTCGTGCGGGCGACGCTGCCGCACCGACTCgtgccgcccgtcgtcatggAGCTCCCCggcatcaccgtcggcggcggcttctcCGGCACCTCGGGCGAGAGCAGCTCGTTCCGCTACGGTGCCTTTGACGCCACCATCCGCTCCGTCGAGgttgtcctcgccgacggtcgGATCGAGAAGgcctcgaggacgcggcAGCAGGACCTGCTATGGGGAGCCGCATCCGCCTTTGGcaccctcggcgtcgtcaccttgctcgaggtcgagctgcGGCCGGCCTGCCGCTACGTGCAGCTGACGTATtcgctcgccgtctcggccgggGACGCCGTCCGACAGATGCGAGAGGcctgcggcgaggaggagaacgactacgtcgacgccatcgtcttctCCATGGACGAGACGGTCGTCTGCGTCGGTCGGCTGTCGGACGAGCCGCACGAGCCCGGCGTCAAGCCGCTGCGCTTCACGCGCCGGCACGATCCTTGGTTCTACGTCCGCGCCCGGAAGGTGCTCGGGAGGCTCGGCAAGTCGGGCGagcgggccgtcgtcgacaccatCCCGCTCGAGGACTACCTCTTCCGCTACGACCGAGGCGGATTCTGGGTCGGCCGCTACGCGTTCCGCTACTTCCTGACGCCCTTCAACCGGGTCACGCGCTTCGCCCTCGACCGCTACATGCACGCCCGCGTCATGTACCGGGCCCTGCACAagagcggcctcggcgacgcctaCCTCGTCCAGGACGTCGGCATCCCGTACGACAGGGTCGAGGAGTTCCAGGCCTGGCTCGACACGAGCTTCGGCATCTACCCGCTCTGGCTCTGCCCGCTGCGGGTTCGACGCGACGAGCCGGGCTCCAACCACGGCTTGCACTCGGACTTTGCCCGAccggacgccgccgacctcaTGAACTTTGGCGTCTGGGGCCCCGTCCGGGGCAACCGACGCGAGTACGTTCGGCAGAACCGGGCGCTCGAGCAGAAGGTGCAGgcgctcggcggcaagaagTGGCTGTACGCTCACGCCTACTacaccgaggacgagttcTGGGCCCACTACGACAAGGCCTCCTACGACGGGCTGCGGGCCAAGTACGGGGCCGGTTACCTGCCGAGCGTGTACGACAAGGtcaaggtcgacgtcgaggccgaggaggcggccatcGGGGCGACGTGGAAGTCGCGGGCGAAGGCTCGGATCGGCGCCATCTGGCCGCTGCGAGGCCTGTACGGTTTCGCGAGCGCCGTGGCGGGATCCGAGTACCTGCTGCAGAAGAAGCAGAAGAAATCGAGCAAGCAGGCGCAGAAGGAGGGGATGACGAAGGGGACGGAGATGGAGGTAGAGGCGGAGAAGGAATCGGAGAGGGAGACGGAGAAGATggagaaggagacggaggaggaggcagcGGAGACGACCAAGGCGATGGAAAACAAGTCACAAACGGAAACGCAGAAGGACACGGAGACAAACGAGAGACAAAAAGGACACCCGGAAACAAAGGCGAACAAGGCAAACGACCCGGCGGGTGCGGAAGAAGCATAG
- a CDS encoding ATP-dependent RNA helicase HAS1, whose protein sequence is MGLTTGTKRKRNAAAEGATAASAKVKKIKNPPKVEPEPEDDSDEKEADEDASEAEDDKKDEEDEAEDSETEGDNLPDLPTDAAPILPLGTDSQTFDELKLSEKTMRAIGEMGFTKMTTIQRTAIPPLLAGKDVLGAAKTGSGKTLAFLIPAIEILSALRFKPRNGTGVIVVSPTRELALQIFGVARELMQHHSQTYGIVIGGANRKAEAEKLSKGVNLLIATPGRLLDHLLNTPFVFKNLKSLVIDEADRILEVGFEDEIRQIVKVLSNDNRQTMLFSATQTTKVEDLARISLRPGPLYINVDEEKQYSTVEGLEQGYILCDADKRFILLFSFLQRMQEKKKKVIVFFSSCNSVKYYSELLNYIDCPVLDLYGKQKQQKRTNTFFEFSNAEHGTLICTDVAARGLDIPAVDFIVQFDPPDNTRDYIHRVGRTARGADGKGRSLLFLQPNEVGFLTHLREARVPVVEFEFPTKKIKNVQSQLEKLINQNYYLQKSAKEGFKSYLHAYASHSLRSVYDVNKLDLAKVAKSFGFTTPPRVDINLGQSLSRDKTQARRQYGSQPRQGSSRGRGGGRGRGR, encoded by the exons ATGGGCCTGACGACGGGAACGAAGCGCAAGCGaaacgcggccgccgagggcgccacAGCTGCGAGCGCAAAGGTGAAGAAGATCAAGAACCCGCCCAAggtcgagcccgagcccgaggacgactcggacgagaaggaggcggacgaggatgcaagcgaagccgaggatgacaagaaggacgaggaggacgaggcagaGGACTCTGAAACCGAGGGCGACAATCTACCAGACCTCCCGACCGATGCCGCCCCCATACTGCCGCTTGGCACCGACTCGCAGACCTTTGACGAGCTGAAACTCTCGGAAAAGACGATGAGGGCCATCGGCGAGATGGGCTTTACCAAGATGACCACCATCCAGCGCACC GCCATCCcgcccctcctcgccggcaaggaCGTACTCGGAGCGGCCAAGACGGGCTCCGGCAAGACGCTCGCCTTCCTCATACCCGCCATCGAGATCCTCAGCGCGCTCCGGTTCAAGCCTCGcaacggcaccggcgtcatcgtcgtctcgcccACGCGGGAGCTCGCCCTGCAGATCTTCGGCGTCGCCCGCGAGCTGATGCAGCACCACTCGCAGACGTACGGaatcgtcatcggcggcgccaacCGCAAGGCCGAAGCCGAGAAGCTGTCCAAGGGCGTCAACCTGCTGATCGCGACGCCCGGCCGACTTCTGGACCACCTGCTCAACACGCCCTTTGTCTTCAAGAACCTCAAGtcgctcgtcatcgacgaggccgaccgGATATTGGAGGTCGGTTTCGAGGACGAGATTCGGCAGATCGTCAAGGTCCTCTCCAACGACAACCGGCAAACCATGCTCTTCTCTGCGACGCAGACGACCAAAGTTG AGGACCTCGCGAGAATCTCGCTGCGACCGGGCCCGCTCTACAtcaacgtcgacgaggagaagcagTACAGCACGGTGGAAGGGCTCGAGCAGGGCTACATCCTGTGCGACGCCGACAAGCGCTTCATCCTTCTCTTCTCCTTCCTCCAGCGGATgcaggagaagaagaagaaggtgATTGTCTTCTTCAGCAGCTGCAACTCGGTCAAGTACTACTCGGAGCTCCTCAACTACATTGACTgccccgtcctcgacctctacggcaagcagaagcagcagaagcGGACGAACACGTTCTTCGAGTTCAGCAACGCCGAGCACGGCACGCTCATCTgcaccgacgtcgccgcccgcggTCTCGAC ATcccggccgtcgacttcATCGTCCAGTTCGACCCGCCCGACAACACGCGCGACTACATCCACCGCGTCGGCCGCACGGCACGaggtgccgacggcaaggggCGAAGCCTCCTCTTCCTGCAGCCGAACGAGGTTGGCTTCCTCACGCACCTCCGCGAGGCGCGGGTGCCGGTGGTCGAGTTCGAGTTTCCGACCAAGAAGATCAAGAACGTGCAGTCGCAGCTGGAGAAGCTCATCAACCAAAACTACTACCTGCAGAAGAGCGCCAAGGAGGGGTTCAAGTCGTACCTGCACGCGTACGCGAGCCACAGCCTGCGGTCGGTGTACGACGTCAACaagctcgacctcgccaaggtggccaagAGCTTCGGCttcacgacgccgccgcgggtCGACATCAACCTCGGCCAGTCGCTGAGCAGAGACAAGACGCAGGCCCGGCGGCAGTACGGCAGCCAGCCGCGACAGGGGAGCAGCCGGGGACGAGGGGGCGGTCGTGGTCGAGGGCGGTAG